The following are encoded in a window of Telmatobacter sp. DSM 110680 genomic DNA:
- a CDS encoding ABC transporter permease has product MDNLLHDLRYAIRTLLRSPGFSLIVVISIALGFAANATVFSVANGLLWGLLPVKDPSRVVMFSEGQSYSYPDYLDYRDQSGDLFEGGLAGHFPLIPASIGGKGEPERVWGQSVTGNFFPSLGVPMTLGRPIVPEDDQAGGHNHVVVLSNNLWRRRFGGDANILNHDVALNGRYYTVVGVAPAAFYGVDRGIVSEFWVPLAVASEIMPDLITEGSITTRRDNQWLMLNGRLKAGVTRKRAEVALNIIKKRLDDTYRKDEKRHDTLTLQTAGGLIAGSATPAFTLMAVLMVVVGLVLLVACANVANLLLARAIGRQKEIAIRLAMGAGRRQLIRQLLFESFILALTGAGVGFLLAAGAARAISNFQLPLPFPVVFDFNVDIRVALFTLGLSIVTALLFGLVPAMRASRPDLVGALKDGPAMFGRVGRSHLRSALVVVQVALSLVLLATAGLFLRSLGNASSIDIGFKTDNMLMVTMDPKLQSYSHDKTVQFLSHVRERVSALPGVRSVSFVGVVPLSIGASNNSYDVDAVKDHPKQNINADTNSVGSGYFNTMGIPLLRGRDFTSSTDDQHSVIINETMASHLFPGQDPIGRVIRQDKDQYTVIGITRNSKLRTIGEKPLDAIFMYLNAAPEKANSFFGTTLIVKTTVAPGALVHSVPEQIGALDPNMAVFNIQTMQEHVDKSLLLPRISALLLGIFGAVGLTLAAIGLYGVMSYSVRSRTREIGIRMALGAKPRGVLSMVLRQGLILTGIGLAIGLAIALVVGRFAASVLYGTSGSDLLTFAVVSVVLVATAAVAILIPARRAAHVEPTVALRYE; this is encoded by the coding sequence GATCGTTGTCATTTCGATTGCGCTGGGTTTCGCGGCCAATGCGACGGTGTTCAGCGTGGCAAATGGGCTGCTGTGGGGCCTGTTGCCGGTAAAAGATCCAAGTCGCGTGGTGATGTTTTCTGAAGGCCAGTCCTACTCCTACCCGGACTATCTCGACTATCGCGATCAGAGCGGCGACCTGTTTGAGGGAGGGCTGGCGGGACACTTTCCGCTGATTCCCGCGAGCATCGGCGGCAAGGGAGAGCCGGAGCGGGTATGGGGGCAGTCGGTAACGGGCAACTTCTTTCCCAGCCTAGGCGTGCCGATGACACTGGGCCGGCCGATTGTCCCGGAAGATGACCAGGCGGGTGGTCATAACCACGTGGTGGTGTTGAGCAATAATCTGTGGCGGCGTCGATTTGGCGGCGACGCGAACATTCTGAATCACGATGTTGCTCTCAACGGACGGTACTACACGGTGGTGGGAGTTGCGCCGGCGGCGTTCTATGGAGTTGATCGCGGTATCGTATCCGAGTTCTGGGTGCCGCTTGCCGTCGCGTCTGAGATCATGCCTGACCTGATCACAGAAGGGAGCATCACCACACGGCGTGACAATCAATGGTTGATGCTGAACGGACGGCTCAAGGCGGGCGTGACCCGCAAGCGGGCGGAGGTCGCGCTGAACATCATCAAGAAGCGGCTCGATGACACTTATCGCAAAGACGAAAAGCGGCACGATACGTTGACCCTGCAGACGGCGGGTGGACTTATTGCGGGTTCCGCAACTCCGGCATTCACGCTGATGGCTGTGTTGATGGTGGTAGTGGGACTGGTGCTGCTAGTAGCATGCGCCAACGTGGCGAACCTGCTGCTGGCTCGCGCGATCGGGCGGCAGAAAGAGATTGCCATCCGCCTTGCGATGGGGGCGGGGCGCCGGCAACTCATACGGCAACTGCTGTTCGAGAGCTTCATTCTGGCGCTGACGGGCGCGGGCGTTGGATTCCTGCTGGCGGCAGGGGCGGCGCGAGCGATCTCGAACTTCCAGCTGCCACTGCCCTTCCCGGTGGTGTTCGACTTCAATGTCGATATCCGGGTGGCGTTGTTTACGCTGGGGCTTTCGATTGTCACCGCTTTGCTGTTTGGACTGGTTCCTGCGATGCGTGCTTCACGGCCTGACCTGGTTGGCGCTTTGAAGGATGGCCCTGCGATGTTCGGACGCGTGGGGCGTTCGCACCTGCGCAGCGCGCTGGTGGTCGTTCAGGTTGCGCTGTCATTGGTGCTGCTGGCGACTGCGGGATTGTTCCTGCGGAGCCTCGGCAACGCCTCGTCGATCGACATTGGCTTCAAGACTGACAACATGCTGATGGTGACGATGGATCCAAAGTTGCAAAGCTACTCGCATGACAAGACTGTGCAGTTCCTGAGTCATGTGCGAGAACGGGTCTCCGCGTTGCCTGGCGTGCGCTCTGTAAGTTTCGTGGGCGTGGTGCCGTTGAGTATCGGCGCGTCCAATAACAGCTACGACGTGGATGCGGTCAAAGATCATCCCAAGCAAAACATCAATGCCGATACCAACAGCGTTGGCAGCGGGTATTTCAATACGATGGGAATTCCATTGCTGCGCGGGCGGGACTTTACGTCCTCGACCGACGACCAGCACTCAGTGATCATCAACGAGACCATGGCCTCCCATCTGTTCCCCGGACAAGACCCGATCGGCCGTGTGATCCGGCAGGACAAAGATCAATACACCGTTATCGGCATCACGCGAAATTCAAAGCTGCGCACTATTGGTGAGAAACCGCTTGATGCCATCTTCATGTATCTCAATGCTGCTCCTGAGAAAGCCAACAGCTTCTTCGGAACCACACTGATCGTGAAGACCACGGTTGCGCCGGGCGCCCTGGTTCACTCCGTCCCTGAGCAGATCGGCGCGCTTGATCCAAACATGGCAGTATTCAACATTCAGACCATGCAGGAACATGTCGACAAGTCATTGCTGTTGCCGCGCATCTCCGCCCTGCTGCTGGGCATCTTTGGCGCGGTCGGCCTTACCTTGGCGGCGATTGGCCTGTACGGAGTGATGAGCTACTCGGTCCGCAGCCGCACGCGCGAGATTGGGATTCGGATGGCGCTGGGAGCCAAGCCTCGCGGGGTTCTGAGCATGGTTCTGCGGCAGGGCCTTATCCTGACGGGAATCGGTCTGGCGATCGGGCTTGCCATCGCACTAGTTGTCGGCCGATTCGCAGCGAGCGTGCTGTATGGCACCAGCGGATCGGATCTGCTGACCTTCGCGGTTGTCTCGGTGGTTCTGGTGGCTACAGCCGCGGTCGCCATCTTGATCCCCGCGCGGCGAGCGGCGCATGTGGAACCCACCGTGGCGCTGCGCTACGAGTAA
- a CDS encoding M61 family peptidase — MKIRPTTSLALLPVGILMSALVSLSAQNISLTVDATKTRNKILHAHLVMPVKPGPLTVYYPKWIPGEHGPDGPISSLAGLHFEAEGKAVPWQRDLLDVFTFHVVVPEGASKLEANYDYIEPDGGSATDKLLILEWNEVALYPEGTPANKLMYDTKLIMPEGWKFGSSLPVAEQSGNEVSFKPISFELLVDSPVATGQYYRNIDITPAGEPIHHQMDMVADSEDALNMSAKDQKAMTNLVAESGKLFGARHYRDYHFILGLSDHVAHFGLEHHESNDSRLPENVLLGPGSGMALGGLLAHEFAHSWNGKYRRPADLAVPGFEEPMKTDLLWGYEGLTDYVGPLLAARSGLWTPDQYHEYMASIAASLGPGRTGRTWRPLRDTADAEFGMGFGARGWMSWRRGTDYYDEGDLLWLEVATIIHRESHGAKSIDDFCHAFHGGANNGPEVRTYTFDQLVSDLNAIAPFDWATFFHSRLDSTAKESPVGGIENGGWKVTYSGEPSKLEGRRNPGYMYSIGLQVSADGTVGDSVVGGPAFEAGVSSGMKLVGVNGRVFTPDLLGAAIKDAKDDSKPITLLVVVDEFYRTCIVNYHDGPRYPHLVREESKPDYLDELIKARVGQ, encoded by the coding sequence ATGAAGATTCGCCCCACAACCTCGCTCGCGCTTCTACCGGTGGGCATTCTGATGTCAGCGCTCGTCTCTCTCAGCGCGCAGAATATCTCGCTCACCGTGGACGCGACAAAAACGCGTAACAAGATTCTTCATGCCCATTTGGTGATGCCGGTGAAACCGGGGCCGCTGACGGTGTACTACCCCAAATGGATTCCTGGCGAACACGGGCCGGACGGGCCGATTAGCAGCCTCGCGGGCCTCCACTTCGAAGCGGAAGGCAAGGCGGTTCCCTGGCAGCGCGACCTGCTGGATGTATTTACGTTTCATGTCGTAGTGCCTGAGGGCGCGAGCAAGCTTGAGGCGAACTACGACTACATCGAGCCGGATGGCGGTTCTGCAACCGACAAGTTGCTTATTCTCGAATGGAACGAAGTTGCACTGTATCCGGAGGGCACGCCGGCAAACAAATTGATGTATGACACGAAGCTGATCATGCCCGAGGGTTGGAAGTTTGGCAGTTCCCTTCCCGTGGCGGAACAGAGCGGGAACGAAGTTTCGTTCAAGCCAATTTCGTTTGAGCTTCTGGTTGATTCGCCGGTGGCGACCGGGCAGTACTACCGGAACATCGACATCACTCCTGCAGGAGAGCCGATTCATCACCAAATGGACATGGTGGCTGACAGCGAAGACGCGCTGAACATGAGCGCCAAAGACCAGAAGGCGATGACCAACCTGGTGGCGGAGTCAGGCAAGTTGTTTGGCGCGCGGCATTATCGCGACTACCACTTTATTCTCGGGCTCAGCGATCATGTAGCGCACTTCGGACTGGAGCATCACGAGTCGAACGACAGCCGGCTGCCCGAAAATGTGCTCTTGGGACCGGGCTCGGGAATGGCGCTCGGAGGATTGCTGGCGCACGAGTTTGCCCACTCGTGGAATGGCAAGTATCGCCGGCCTGCGGACTTGGCCGTTCCTGGCTTTGAAGAGCCGATGAAGACAGATTTGTTGTGGGGCTATGAAGGGCTGACCGACTACGTGGGCCCACTGCTTGCTGCGCGCAGTGGTTTGTGGACACCAGATCAGTATCACGAATACATGGCGAGCATCGCGGCTTCACTGGGTCCGGGACGGACCGGGCGTACGTGGCGCCCCTTGCGCGATACGGCGGATGCGGAGTTTGGCATGGGATTCGGGGCGCGCGGCTGGATGAGCTGGCGACGCGGCACGGACTATTACGATGAAGGCGATCTGCTGTGGCTTGAAGTGGCGACGATCATTCATCGTGAATCGCATGGAGCCAAGTCGATTGACGACTTCTGTCATGCGTTCCACGGGGGCGCGAACAATGGGCCGGAGGTGAGGACGTATACCTTCGACCAGTTGGTCAGCGATCTGAATGCAATTGCTCCATTCGATTGGGCGACGTTCTTCCATTCGCGCCTGGATTCGACGGCGAAAGAATCGCCGGTTGGTGGAATTGAGAACGGCGGCTGGAAGGTGACGTACAGTGGCGAGCCGTCAAAGCTCGAAGGGCGCCGCAATCCCGGATATATGTACTCCATAGGGCTGCAGGTTAGTGCCGACGGCACGGTGGGCGATTCGGTTGTGGGAGGTCCCGCATTTGAGGCCGGAGTCTCCTCGGGGATGAAACTTGTGGGTGTGAACGGACGCGTGTTCACTCCCGATCTGCTGGGTGCGGCCATCAAGGATGCAAAGGATGATTCGAAGCCAATCACGCTTCTGGTCGTGGTGGATGAGTTCTACCGGACGTGCATCGTCAACTACCACGATGGGCCGCGTTATCCGCACCTGGTTCGCGAAGAGAGCAAGCCGGATTATCTGGACGAGCTGATCAAGGCGAGGGTTGGGCAGTGA
- a CDS encoding hydrogenase small subunit, with amino-acid sequence MGQSIWQSMEQKGYSRRQFLQFCTAAAAAAGFAKSGVAQVVSAFEKKEKPAVVWMHFQECTCCSESFIRASHPIVADALLDVLSLNYSETLMAASGFQAEKSLQDTIKNNKGKYIVLVEGAVPTKDGGVYCMIGGKTAQSILQDVSKDAAAIVAWGSCASNGCVQAAKPNPTNATPIHKLVNKPVINVPGCPPIADVMMAIVTHVLVLGQLPALDNLGRPKEFYGRRVHDTCYRRPNYDAGLFVESFDDENARKGYCLYKMGCKGPVTYNACSVVGWNEGTSSPIRTGHPCIGCSEEGFWDNGPIYQHLASFPGFGIESTADTVGTVVAAATLAGVATHAVVTNIRKKAVIAEVHADDQKES; translated from the coding sequence ATGGGGCAATCGATCTGGCAATCGATGGAGCAAAAGGGATATAGCCGCAGACAATTTCTGCAGTTTTGCACGGCAGCCGCAGCGGCTGCCGGTTTTGCGAAGAGCGGCGTAGCCCAGGTAGTGTCGGCGTTTGAGAAGAAGGAAAAGCCGGCCGTAGTGTGGATGCACTTTCAGGAGTGCACCTGTTGCAGCGAATCGTTTATCCGTGCATCGCACCCGATTGTGGCCGACGCACTGCTGGATGTGCTCTCGCTGAATTACTCAGAGACGCTGATGGCGGCTTCTGGTTTCCAGGCAGAGAAGAGCCTGCAGGACACGATCAAGAACAACAAGGGCAAGTACATTGTGCTGGTGGAAGGCGCGGTTCCGACCAAGGACGGCGGCGTCTACTGCATGATTGGCGGAAAGACCGCGCAGTCAATTTTGCAGGATGTGTCAAAGGATGCAGCAGCGATTGTGGCGTGGGGCAGTTGCGCTTCAAACGGCTGCGTGCAGGCTGCCAAGCCGAATCCGACGAATGCCACTCCGATTCACAAGCTGGTGAACAAGCCGGTAATCAACGTGCCCGGATGCCCTCCGATTGCGGACGTGATGATGGCGATTGTGACGCACGTATTGGTGCTGGGACAACTTCCAGCGCTCGACAATCTTGGCCGGCCGAAAGAATTCTACGGACGCCGTGTACACGATACGTGCTATCGCCGCCCGAACTACGATGCCGGTCTTTTTGTTGAGTCGTTCGACGACGAGAACGCGCGCAAGGGATATTGCCTGTACAAGATGGGCTGCAAAGGCCCGGTAACTTACAACGCCTGCTCAGTAGTGGGATGGAATGAAGGCACCAGCTCTCCAATTCGCACAGGTCACCCATGCATCGGGTGCAGCGAAGAAGGCTTCTGGGACAACGGTCCGATTTATCAGCATCTGGCGTCGTTCCCCGGCTTCGGTATCGAGAGCACTGCAGACACGGTGGGCACAGTAGTAGCGGCGGCCACGCTGGCCGGAGTTGCGACTCACGCCGTGGTGACAAACATTCGCAAAAAGGCAGTCATCGCGGAAGTACATGCCGATGACCAGAAGGAGTCCTAA
- a CDS encoding hydrogenase maturation protease has protein sequence MSTDAKKTLVLGLGNVIMGDEGVGVHVVRALEKHTLPANVECLDGGTGGFVLLEPLQSAGHIVLIDATDDGNPPGTVTRTVPRFSADYPPTLTAHDIGVKDLLDAFYMQSGEREVVLYAITIDPRQSISMDLSPDLAKAADVAVHQILAELNQTA, from the coding sequence GTGAGTACGGACGCGAAGAAGACTCTGGTGCTGGGGCTTGGCAACGTGATCATGGGCGACGAAGGTGTCGGCGTGCATGTTGTGCGGGCTCTTGAAAAACACACACTCCCGGCAAATGTGGAATGCCTCGACGGCGGCACCGGCGGATTCGTTCTGCTGGAGCCGCTGCAGAGTGCCGGCCACATTGTCCTCATTGACGCCACGGACGATGGGAACCCTCCCGGAACCGTGACACGGACTGTGCCGCGCTTCTCCGCCGATTATCCGCCTACACTCACGGCTCATGACATCGGTGTGAAAGACCTGCTGGATGCTTTCTATATGCAGAGTGGCGAGCGGGAGGTGGTGCTGTACGCCATCACTATCGACCCCAGGCAGTCGATCTCGATGGACCTTTCACCGGACCTCGCGAAGGCGGCGGATGTGGCCGTGCACCAAATCCTCGCAGAGTTAAATCAGACTGCGTAA
- the cybH gene encoding Ni/Fe-hydrogenase, b-type cytochrome subunit, giving the protein MSATGIVGKPTLGNGNHPAEYRRVYVWELPVRAYHWINAIALVLLCITGYLIGAPLRVFYSAESYQQYWFGWVRFIHFACAYVYVFNFLARLYWGFVGNKYARWNSFFPLKKAQRQEIVDVIKADVFETKLHGPISTGHNALAGFIYFFTFLAFVAQSITGFALYSSMSNSFIPRMFTWIVPLMGGEMSVRYWHHLFLWFFVVFIVVHVYLAFYHDYIEGRGTISSIVGGWKFDRVEETKK; this is encoded by the coding sequence ATGAGTGCGACTGGAATTGTAGGAAAACCGACTTTGGGCAACGGCAATCATCCGGCAGAATATCGCCGGGTGTACGTTTGGGAATTGCCGGTACGCGCCTATCACTGGATCAACGCCATTGCGCTGGTGCTGCTCTGCATCACCGGTTACTTGATCGGCGCTCCGCTGCGGGTGTTCTATTCGGCAGAATCGTACCAGCAGTATTGGTTCGGTTGGGTCCGTTTCATTCACTTCGCCTGCGCATATGTGTATGTCTTCAACTTCCTGGCTCGGCTCTACTGGGGATTTGTGGGCAACAAGTATGCGCGATGGAACTCCTTCTTCCCGCTGAAGAAGGCACAGCGGCAGGAGATCGTCGACGTGATCAAGGCCGACGTATTTGAGACCAAACTGCACGGGCCGATTTCGACCGGACACAACGCACTGGCGGGATTTATTTACTTCTTCACCTTCCTGGCATTCGTTGCGCAGTCAATTACCGGATTTGCTCTTTACTCGAGCATGAGCAATTCATTTATCCCGCGCATGTTCACGTGGATCGTGCCATTGATGGGCGGCGAGATGAGTGTCCGTTACTGGCATCACCTGTTCCTCTGGTTCTTTGTCGTGTTCATCGTCGTTCACGTGTACCTGGCTTTCTATCACGACTACATCGAGGGTCGCGGAACGATCTCCTCGATCGTGGGTGGATGGAAGTTTGACCGCGTGGAAGAGACAAAGAAATAG
- a CDS encoding glycosyltransferase family 1 protein, with translation MNSCTYEVAHRERATLSAIPVQQTVARPHMRIAFFTETFIPKVDGIVTTVCQTVKQLKALGHEVLIFAPEGGLTEFEHCRIVGLKSSAFPLYPDLRLALPRASMRKHLMDFKPDVLHVAEPALLGIAGLYYGGGKFGGALHLPLVISYHTDLPAYLHYYHLGFLEPHVWKILRFRHKRAAVNLCTSKKMVDQLRSHRIERVALWPGGVDADLFHPSRRSEVMRARLTEGQPESPLLLYVGRLSAEKDIESLKPMLEAFPQARLALVGDGPHRKALEQHFAGMPVHMAGFLHGEELAGAYASSDIFVMPSRTETLGLVVLEAMCAGLPVVAVRAGGIPEMIEDGVSGYLFDTTAEAIARIGELLESKDRQRFLGEAAREHASRDSWRSATIQLVEQYKLACERQPEAVDEPLTPRSLTLGGRMKKTLKRSTMFAIRRLLP, from the coding sequence TTGAATAGCTGCACTTACGAGGTGGCGCATCGCGAGCGTGCTACTCTCAGTGCAATTCCTGTTCAACAAACGGTTGCCCGCCCACACATGCGCATTGCTTTCTTCACCGAGACCTTCATTCCCAAAGTTGATGGCATTGTGACCACCGTTTGTCAGACGGTGAAGCAGCTCAAGGCATTGGGGCACGAAGTCCTTATCTTTGCTCCAGAGGGCGGCCTAACCGAGTTCGAGCATTGCCGGATCGTGGGCCTGAAGAGTTCTGCGTTTCCCTTGTACCCCGATCTTCGCCTGGCACTGCCGCGCGCCTCGATGCGCAAGCACCTCATGGACTTCAAACCGGACGTTCTGCATGTAGCAGAGCCGGCGCTGCTGGGAATTGCCGGCCTTTACTATGGTGGCGGGAAGTTCGGCGGCGCTTTGCACCTGCCGCTGGTGATCTCGTATCACACAGATCTTCCGGCTTATCTGCATTACTATCACCTGGGATTTTTGGAACCCCATGTGTGGAAGATCCTGCGCTTCCGCCATAAGCGGGCTGCCGTCAATCTCTGCACATCGAAGAAGATGGTGGATCAGTTGCGATCGCACCGGATTGAGCGGGTTGCACTGTGGCCGGGAGGCGTGGATGCGGACCTGTTTCATCCTTCGCGCCGCTCCGAAGTGATGCGCGCACGACTGACCGAAGGCCAACCCGAAAGTCCCCTGTTGCTCTATGTCGGACGACTCTCTGCGGAGAAGGACATTGAGAGTCTGAAGCCTATGCTGGAGGCCTTTCCGCAGGCGCGCCTGGCGCTGGTGGGGGACGGTCCGCATCGTAAGGCGCTGGAACAGCACTTCGCTGGAATGCCAGTGCACATGGCCGGATTTCTACACGGAGAGGAACTCGCCGGTGCTTATGCTTCGAGCGATATCTTTGTGATGCCCTCGCGGACCGAGACGCTGGGGCTGGTCGTTCTGGAGGCGATGTGTGCGGGCCTGCCGGTGGTTGCGGTGCGCGCGGGAGGCATTCCAGAGATGATCGAGGACGGTGTCAGCGGCTATCTCTTCGACACAACGGCGGAAGCTATCGCCAGGATCGGGGAACTGCTTGAATCGAAGGATCGTCAGCGATTTCTCGGAGAGGCTGCGAGAGAGCACGCTTCCCGGGACAGTTGGAGATCCGCGACAATACAACTCGTTGAGCAATATAAGCTCGCTTGCGAGAGGCAGCCTGAGGCGGTCGACGAGCCGCTGACGCCTCGTAGCCTCACTCTTGGCGGTCGAATGAAAAAGACACTCAAACGGTCGACCATGTTTGCCATCCGCAGGCTGTTGCCCTAG
- a CDS encoding dihydroorotate dehydrogenase, with protein MKVEFAGIELTNPVIAASGTFGYGIEFEEIVSLERIGAFVSKGISLEPMAGHPAPRILQTPAGMLNAIGLQNIGVEEFIEKKLPPLKRYPSCKVIVNVFGYTVSEYKQVVERLNDADGVAAYELNVSCPNVHAGGMAFGSDAGSLEYLVHEVKNVSKRPLVVKLSPNVTSIAAMARVCATAGADAVSLVNTFLAMSIDVETRKPRLTNVTGGLSGPAIKPIALRMVYEAAKAVNIPIVGLGGIVTPEDAVEFMLAGATAVQVGTASYADPRATERLAKGIESWCRSHHVERVASLTGALEVPQK; from the coding sequence ATGAAGGTGGAGTTCGCCGGCATCGAACTGACCAATCCGGTCATTGCGGCGAGCGGTACTTTTGGCTACGGCATCGAATTTGAAGAGATCGTTTCGCTAGAGAGAATCGGCGCGTTTGTCAGCAAGGGCATTTCGCTGGAGCCGATGGCCGGTCATCCAGCGCCGCGCATCCTGCAGACTCCGGCGGGCATGCTGAACGCTATCGGGCTGCAAAACATTGGCGTCGAGGAGTTCATCGAGAAGAAACTTCCTCCGCTGAAGCGCTATCCCTCCTGCAAAGTGATCGTCAACGTTTTCGGATATACGGTGAGCGAATACAAACAGGTGGTGGAGCGGCTGAATGATGCCGACGGCGTCGCTGCTTATGAGTTGAATGTCTCTTGCCCTAATGTGCATGCCGGGGGAATGGCGTTCGGCTCCGATGCTGGCTCGCTCGAATACCTGGTGCATGAAGTGAAAAACGTTTCGAAGAGACCGCTGGTGGTAAAGTTGTCGCCCAACGTTACATCCATCGCGGCCATGGCACGTGTCTGCGCAACTGCAGGTGCAGACGCTGTGAGCCTGGTGAACACTTTCCTTGCGATGTCGATCGACGTTGAAACCCGCAAGCCACGGCTGACGAATGTGACCGGTGGATTATCCGGGCCTGCTATCAAGCCAATTGCCTTGCGCATGGTGTATGAAGCCGCGAAGGCGGTCAATATTCCCATCGTTGGACTGGGCGGCATCGTCACTCCCGAGGATGCTGTTGAGTTCATGCTTGCCGGCGCCACTGCCGTGCAGGTGGGGACGGCTAGCTATGCCGATCCGCGCGCTACCGAACGACTGGCGAAAGGCATCGAGTCGTGGTGCCGCAGTCATCATGTAGAACGCGTCGCCAGCCTTACCGGTGCTCTCGAAGTGCCGCAAAAGTAA
- a CDS encoding nickel-dependent hydrogenase large subunit, which yields MTRIVVDPVTRIEGHLRVEAVVENGVITDAFSSGTMIRGLEKILIGRDPRDAWAITERVCGVCTTVHAMASCRAVEDALGISLPPTAELIRNIMTATQHVQDHVVHFYHLHALDWVDIVNALKADPKKAAEIAQSFSSYDKNTAAHFTDVQNKIKQFAATGLGIFANGYWGHPAYKLPPEVNLIAVAHYLDALEWQKEIVKIHAVFGGKNPHPNYLVGGVPCSIDLDEVAAINTERLNLVGKLISQADEFVNQVYVPDLLAVASFYKDWAKWGGGLKNYLSYGEYPTQGYNKPEAFKYPRGAILNRDLSHVYSVNPRDSQEIKEYIASSWYTYEGGDNVSLHPWEGETEIKYTGPQPPFESLAGYEKYSFLKTPRWKDNPMEVGPLARLLVAYASGNAQVKELVGSTLGKLGVPVDALFSTLGRTAARGLSAALEVQWLKEFYAELMERVKTRETSTFNNEKWDPKTWPKEAEGVGLVEAPRGALAHWIKIKDGKIDNYQLVVPTTWNGSPRDAKKQHSSFEAALIGTPVANLEQPVEIIRTIHSFDPCLACAVHLYDPQGKHLHQISFE from the coding sequence ATGACACGCATTGTTGTTGATCCCGTAACTCGCATTGAAGGCCACCTGCGTGTAGAGGCAGTGGTAGAAAACGGCGTCATTACCGACGCATTCAGTTCAGGCACCATGATTCGCGGACTTGAGAAGATTTTGATAGGCCGCGATCCTCGTGATGCGTGGGCAATCACAGAGCGCGTGTGCGGAGTTTGCACCACGGTTCACGCGATGGCCAGCTGCCGCGCGGTTGAAGATGCGCTGGGCATCTCGCTGCCGCCGACTGCTGAGCTGATTCGCAACATCATGACTGCCACCCAGCATGTGCAGGATCACGTGGTGCACTTCTACCATTTGCACGCGCTGGATTGGGTGGATATCGTCAACGCTCTGAAGGCAGACCCCAAGAAGGCCGCGGAGATTGCGCAATCCTTCTCAAGCTACGACAAGAACACTGCTGCGCACTTCACCGATGTGCAGAACAAGATCAAGCAGTTCGCAGCCACTGGACTGGGTATCTTCGCTAACGGCTACTGGGGACATCCGGCTTACAAGCTTCCGCCGGAAGTAAACCTGATCGCTGTGGCGCATTATCTTGATGCGCTGGAGTGGCAGAAGGAAATCGTCAAGATCCACGCGGTATTTGGCGGCAAAAATCCGCACCCGAATTATCTTGTCGGTGGAGTTCCCTGCTCTATCGATCTGGACGAAGTTGCAGCGATCAATACTGAGCGGTTGAACCTGGTCGGGAAGCTGATTTCGCAAGCCGATGAGTTTGTAAATCAGGTTTACGTACCTGACCTGCTGGCGGTTGCCTCGTTCTACAAGGACTGGGCGAAGTGGGGCGGCGGACTGAAGAACTATCTAAGTTACGGCGAGTATCCGACGCAGGGCTACAACAAGCCTGAGGCGTTCAAATATCCGCGCGGCGCCATACTGAATCGCGATCTGAGCCATGTTTATTCGGTCAATCCCAGGGACTCGCAGGAGATCAAAGAGTACATTGCTTCGTCTTGGTACACGTACGAGGGCGGCGACAATGTGAGCCTCCATCCATGGGAAGGCGAGACGGAGATCAAGTACACGGGACCGCAGCCGCCGTTCGAGTCGCTGGCGGGATACGAGAAGTATTCGTTCCTGAAGACGCCACGGTGGAAGGACAACCCGATGGAAGTAGGTCCACTGGCTCGGCTGCTGGTTGCCTACGCTTCGGGTAATGCCCAGGTAAAGGAACTTGTCGGGTCGACACTTGGCAAGTTGGGAGTTCCGGTGGACGCGTTGTTCTCGACGCTGGGACGCACGGCAGCACGCGGACTTTCGGCGGCATTGGAAGTTCAATGGCTGAAGGAGTTTTACGCAGAGCTGATGGAACGCGTGAAGACTCGCGAGACGTCGACCTTCAACAATGAAAAGTGGGATCCGAAGACGTGGCCCAAGGAAGCCGAAGGCGTTGGCCTGGTGGAAGCTCCACGCGGCGCATTGGCCCACTGGATCAAGATCAAGGACGGCAAGATCGACAACTACCAGCTCGTGGTTCCGACAACATGGAACGGTTCTCCGCGCGACGCCAAGAAGCAACACTCTTCGTTTGAAGCTGCACTGATTGGTACGCCGGTGGCGAATCTTGAACAGCCGGTCGAGATCATCCGGACGATTCACTCCTTTGACCCGTGTCTTGCCTGCGCCGTGCACCTCTACGATCCGCAAGGCAAACACCTTCACCAGATCTCCTTCGAGTGA